A region from the Methylocella sp. genome encodes:
- a CDS encoding IS5 family transposase (programmed frameshift) — MNRDQFWLTDAQFAKIAPHLPTDTRGKAGVDDRRVISGIIHVLKSGGRWIDAPLEYGPKKTLYNRYVRWAAKGVWIDLFHALAQAGGPPAQVLIDSSAVKAHRSASGGKGGRRNQAIGRSRGGRTTKIHALTDADCRPLSFMLTGGQIADCSAGAELIARLPPCEILHGDKGYDANAIRRQVEERGAMPNIPPKANRRWKNCFSPFLYRNRNAIERMFCRLKDFRRVATRYDRNALNFLATVCIAATVSYWL; from the exons ATGAATCGGGATCAATTCTGGCTGACGGACGCGCAGTTCGCGAAGATCGCGCCGCATCTTCCCACGGACACGCGCGGCAAGGCGGGCGTCGATGATCGCCGGGTGATCAGCGGGATCATTCATGTGCTGAAATCTGGCGGACGCTGGATTGACGCGCCGCTGGAGTACGGGCCAAAGAAGACTCTCTACAATCGCTACGTTCGCTGGGCTGCTAAGGGCGTTTGGATCGATCTGTTCCACGCGCTTGCGCAAGCAGGCGGGCCGCCGGCGCAGGTCCTCATCGACTCCTCGGCGGTCAAGGCGCATCGCTCGGCCAGTGGCGGCAAAGGGGGGAGAAGAA ATCAGGCCATCGGCCGTTCGCGCGGCGGGCGCACAACCAAAATCCACGCATTGACCGATGCGGACTGCCGCCCGCTGTCTTTCATGCTCACCGGCGGCCAAATCGCCGATTGCTCGGCGGGCGCGGAGCTTATCGCGCGACTTCCTCCTTGCGAAATCCTCCATGGCGACAAGGGCTACGACGCAAATGCGATCCGTCGGCAGGTCGAGGAGCGCGGAGCTATGCCGAATATCCCGCCCAAGGCCAATCGCAGGTGGAAGAACTGCTTCTCGCCCTTCCTCTATCGAAACCGCAACGCCATCGAACGCATGTTCTGCCGCCTGAAAGACTTCAGGCGCGTGGCTACCCGCTACGACCGAAACGCATTAAACTTCCTCGCCACAGTCTGCATCGCCGCTACCGTCAGCTACTGGTTGTGA
- a CDS encoding SulP family inorganic anion transporter — protein sequence MFARYGILTSLKGYRPQWFGPDATAGLAVAAVAVPSAIAYPAIAGLPPEVGIYSSILPLVGYALLGPSRQLIVGPDAPTMTVLAAALANTSMNLPTDRVAAASALALAVGIFCMVASRLHLGVVSVFLSKPILIGFISGVSISILVGQIGRLTGLRIESDGLFPPFLELFQKAGSIHWLSAVIGFVMFVVLQLMTFWRSPVPGPIVVVVIAAAASAIFDFEKMGVAVVGNLPRSLPTFSIPDVMNLPLKSLLTDAAAIWLVSFGSGIVTARSFGARGKFAVDADAELVGFGAANIASGLFGGFPVTVSDSRTAINMTVGGKTQMSSIVAALTLAAGLLYLNDALRVLPVPALGAILVAAAISLIDLASLREIWRVSRIEFVFALIGMSGPISLGVLKGVVIAVAATLLYTLLKEMRPRDAMLGVIPGQHGFYKMHRSKAARPIPGLAICLIEGSLLFFNVDYVKSRFMAIANGLSDTHWFVLDASAIVQVDSTAAAMLDEVRSMFAERGIAFGIAELHSEPLDLLKRAGLLERIGKPMIFEDLEEASTLFTKHLLGSP from the coding sequence ATGTTTGCGCGGTATGGGATCTTGACGAGTCTTAAGGGCTACAGGCCCCAGTGGTTTGGCCCAGACGCGACGGCGGGCCTCGCCGTTGCAGCGGTAGCCGTGCCAAGTGCGATCGCCTATCCAGCGATCGCCGGTTTACCGCCCGAGGTGGGCATTTATTCAAGCATTCTCCCGCTTGTCGGTTACGCTTTGCTGGGCCCGTCACGTCAACTGATTGTTGGTCCTGACGCGCCGACAATGACCGTCCTGGCCGCCGCACTCGCAAACACCTCTATGAATCTGCCGACTGACCGCGTCGCCGCGGCTTCGGCGCTCGCGCTGGCGGTCGGCATCTTCTGTATGGTCGCGAGTAGGCTTCATCTCGGTGTGGTCAGCGTCTTTTTGTCGAAACCAATCCTTATCGGCTTCATCAGCGGCGTTTCAATTTCGATCCTTGTGGGTCAGATCGGACGATTGACTGGCTTGCGGATCGAATCCGACGGGCTTTTTCCGCCATTTCTTGAGCTCTTCCAAAAAGCAGGATCGATCCACTGGCTTTCCGCAGTGATCGGGTTTGTGATGTTCGTCGTTCTGCAGCTCATGACATTTTGGCGCTCACCGGTGCCGGGACCAATAGTCGTTGTTGTGATTGCAGCGGCGGCTTCTGCGATCTTCGACTTTGAGAAGATGGGCGTGGCGGTGGTGGGTAATCTGCCCCGATCGCTGCCTACGTTTTCCATTCCTGACGTGATGAATTTGCCCTTGAAAAGCCTTTTGACCGATGCCGCGGCGATATGGCTGGTGAGCTTCGGCTCAGGCATCGTCACGGCGCGCAGTTTCGGCGCACGCGGCAAGTTCGCGGTGGACGCCGATGCGGAGCTCGTCGGCTTTGGAGCCGCCAATATTGCATCAGGGCTATTTGGCGGGTTTCCAGTGACCGTTTCGGATTCGCGCACCGCCATTAACATGACCGTTGGTGGCAAGACACAAATGTCGAGCATCGTTGCGGCCCTCACTCTCGCGGCGGGACTCCTCTATTTGAACGATGCTCTCCGGGTTTTGCCAGTTCCTGCGCTCGGGGCGATTCTTGTTGCCGCCGCAATCAGCCTGATTGACCTGGCGAGCCTCCGCGAGATCTGGCGAGTCAGCCGGATAGAGTTTGTCTTTGCGCTCATTGGCATGTCGGGTCCGATTAGTCTCGGCGTCCTGAAAGGCGTCGTAATTGCTGTAGCGGCGACCCTCTTGTACACGCTGCTGAAGGAAATGCGGCCCCGCGACGCGATGCTTGGCGTCATCCCCGGCCAACATGGCTTCTACAAAATGCACAGGTCGAAGGCAGCGCGACCGATCCCGGGGCTGGCGATTTGTTTGATCGAGGGCAGTCTTCTCTTCTTCAACGTTGACTATGTGAAGTCGCGCTTCATGGCTATCGCGAACGGCTTGTCCGATACGCATTGGTTCGTGCTCGACGCCAGCGCCATCGTCCAAGTAGATTCGACGGCAGCGGCAATGCTCGACGAGGTGCGCAGCATGTTTGCCGAGCGTGGGATCGCATTCGGGATAGCCGAGTTGCACAGCGAACCCCTGGATCTTCTGAAGCGGGCCGGCCTCCTGGAGAGGATCGGAAAGCCAATGATCTTCGAAGATCTCGAAGAGGCATCCACTCTATTTACAAAACATCTCTTGGGGAGCCCGTGA
- a CDS encoding nucleotide disphospho-sugar-binding domain-containing protein, with amino-acid sequence MKNIPPGPEWVRVALERLFIDPVPAQMEGLEQVLRDFAADLIIGDDMFFGVLPMLFRPRSKRPPIVICGTSFLHLRRDDGAPNFAGFPPATNQAQLGEYAAISREHDRVVSQPLARRLNGLLKKMGVGPLSTDFLDAIIEFPDAYLELTVPSFEFPRRHLPTSVHFVGALPIVPGQAPIPSWANELNGSRRVVLVTQGTVANFGFGQLVAPTLAALANEPDVLVIVTTGGRPIEAIPDPIPNNARLASYLPFEWMLPRVDAFVTNGGYGSVNQALSFGIPIVGAGLTEDKADVNARIAWSGVGVNLGTNEPTSQALREAVRTVLDDPGYRSRASAMAKELGSIDTRFEILRILTEVSHRPDDQNAAPHLRLQAE; translated from the coding sequence TTGAAAAACATACCTCCGGGCCCGGAATGGGTGCGCGTCGCGTTGGAGCGCCTGTTCATCGATCCCGTACCCGCTCAGATGGAAGGCCTCGAGCAAGTTTTGCGGGATTTCGCAGCCGACCTCATCATCGGCGATGATATGTTTTTCGGCGTCCTCCCGATGCTGTTCAGACCGCGATCGAAACGTCCCCCGATTGTTATTTGCGGCACATCATTTTTGCATTTGCGCCGTGATGACGGCGCGCCGAATTTTGCTGGCTTTCCACCCGCAACCAATCAGGCGCAGCTCGGCGAGTATGCCGCCATCTCCCGAGAGCACGACAGAGTCGTAAGTCAGCCTTTGGCCCGTCGCCTCAATGGACTCTTGAAGAAAATGGGCGTTGGGCCGTTGTCTACGGATTTTCTCGACGCCATCATAGAATTTCCGGACGCTTATCTAGAATTGACAGTTCCAAGCTTTGAATTTCCGCGCCGGCACTTGCCGACCTCGGTGCATTTCGTGGGGGCTCTTCCGATCGTCCCCGGCCAAGCCCCGATTCCATCCTGGGCGAATGAATTGAACGGCTCCCGCAGGGTTGTTCTCGTCACTCAGGGAACGGTGGCGAATTTTGGTTTTGGCCAATTGGTGGCGCCGACGCTTGCGGCGCTCGCCAATGAGCCTGACGTGCTCGTGATCGTAACCACGGGCGGAAGGCCGATCGAGGCCATACCAGATCCGATCCCGAACAACGCACGCCTCGCCAGCTATTTGCCGTTCGAGTGGATGCTGCCTAGAGTGGATGCTTTTGTCACGAACGGTGGTTATGGCAGCGTTAATCAGGCTCTAAGCTTTGGAATTCCTATCGTCGGCGCTGGGCTGACCGAAGACAAAGCGGACGTGAACGCCCGCATTGCCTGGTCCGGAGTCGGCGTTAACCTTGGGACGAACGAGCCGACGTCGCAGGCATTGCGGGAGGCCGTCCGAACCGTGCTTGACGATCCCGGCTATCGTTCGAGGGCGTCGGCAATGGCTAAGGAATTGGGCAGCATCGATACGCGATTCGAAATCCTCCGGATCCTCACGGAGGTCTCGCATCGTCCAGATGATCAGAACGCCGCGCCTCACCTTCGTCTGCAGGCCGAATGA
- a CDS encoding aquaporin, with protein sequence MGGRLAGGNTAVALLGNTLATGAGLTVLIIIFEPLSGAHFNPSVTLVFCSNMR encoded by the coding sequence ATGGGCGGGCGGCTTGCGGGCGGTAATACGGCTGTCGCGCTGCTCGGCAACACACTTGCGACTGGCGCCGGGCTAACCGTGCTCATAATCATCTTCGAGCCGCTTTCGGGCGCACACTTCAATCCGTCCGTGACATTGGTTTTTTGTTCCAACATGCGTTAA
- a CDS encoding Crp/Fnr family transcriptional regulator, whose amino-acid sequence MRRRRFEIGRVVFQRADPAEEVLLVIAGQLRISVCFADGRELAFRVAGPGDTVGEIGVLDGRRRSADVIALRATEVLALARADVKRLLISRPAMAMGVINFLCGRLRDTSEQLEAMALQRVEARLARFLLRLVDSSGSLIRTETEITLGISQSEIAGLIGASRPKVNLAFSALEERGAIRRAGKKLVCRLGTLSEIAEAPGA is encoded by the coding sequence TTGCGTCGGCGGCGCTTCGAAATCGGGCGAGTCGTATTTCAACGCGCTGATCCAGCCGAAGAAGTGCTGCTGGTTATCGCGGGTCAGCTGCGCATTTCTGTCTGCTTTGCTGACGGGCGCGAGTTGGCCTTCCGGGTCGCGGGTCCAGGCGACACAGTCGGCGAAATAGGCGTCCTCGACGGTCGTCGCCGTAGCGCCGATGTTATTGCGCTGCGCGCCACCGAGGTCCTCGCGCTCGCGCGTGCAGATGTGAAGCGCTTGTTAATCAGTCGTCCCGCGATGGCGATGGGCGTGATTAACTTCCTCTGCGGCCGTCTACGCGACACAAGTGAGCAATTGGAGGCGATGGCATTGCAACGCGTCGAGGCGCGACTGGCGCGCTTTTTGCTGCGGTTGGTAGATTCCTCGGGGTCGTTGATACGCACCGAGACAGAGATCACGCTCGGTATTTCCCAGTCCGAGATCGCGGGATTGATTGGCGCCAGCCGTCCAAAGGTCAATCTCGCGTTCAGCGCCCTTGAGGAGCGGGGCGCGATCCGCCGCGCCGGCAAAAAGTTGGTCTGCCGTCTTGGAACACTGAGCGAGATTGCAGAAGCGCCCGGCGCCTGA
- a CDS encoding adenylate/guanylate cyclase domain-containing protein — MKRKPFASAALAVGILSLFAFGALWRIDAGGVRSFLRESALDLQLPYSREDASPPIVVVDIDSETLHRYGPWPWSRVLLARIIAALAEEKPNVVGLDILLEGKDRLSPASVARMLAAETGRVDLATIARQLTDGDAELGRALGRTQGVLGAVLAQQAAAYQAPAPILVRGAPQLPDIWGAEATIGPTAGLAEVAAGIGLIVFENDADGVARRTPLLALAGGALIAGFAVETVRVSREASALIIEDAPAHLRIGDRIAPLGPDATLRFRASPPDVWERRTISAAHVLDRHFDATMIKNSIVLIGSSAPEAGIFRRTAKAEAAPTVQIEADAIATLMSDEIPTRPYILAEIEVVGAILLGLLSVGAGSRLRPVRGFFVVGGLLAAWIVVAALTLRWRNLLLDPAGPPALAALIFILSALTSAVEIDRRERRLRDRFEQHLAPAVVARILSNPRAVRLEGETREVTAMFTDIEGSTAMTERAQPRDLIALLDAYFQMLVDVIVDHGGMVDKIVGDAIHALFNAPLDLPDHPQRAVECALALSEACAAFRERPLARALGLGQTRIGVETGLAIVGDVGGKRKLDYTAHGTAINTAARLEAANKELGTTICIGPVAAARLAPGTVRSVGKLMVRGRSETLEVFEPIRQ; from the coding sequence ATGAAACGCAAGCCCTTTGCATCCGCCGCTCTGGCTGTGGGCATCTTATCGCTTTTCGCTTTTGGTGCGCTTTGGCGCATCGACGCCGGAGGCGTCCGGAGCTTCTTGCGCGAAAGCGCTCTCGACCTGCAATTGCCTTATTCGCGCGAGGACGCTTCTCCGCCGATTGTGGTAGTCGACATCGATAGCGAGACCCTGCATCGGTACGGTCCGTGGCCTTGGAGCCGCGTGCTGCTGGCGCGCATTATCGCGGCGCTCGCCGAGGAGAAGCCGAATGTCGTTGGCCTCGATATTTTGCTGGAGGGCAAAGACAGGCTTTCTCCTGCATCCGTCGCTCGTATGCTTGCGGCCGAAACCGGGCGCGTCGATCTCGCGACGATCGCTCGTCAATTGACGGACGGCGACGCGGAACTCGGCCGCGCGCTTGGTCGTACTCAGGGCGTGCTTGGCGCCGTGTTGGCGCAGCAGGCGGCGGCATACCAGGCGCCGGCTCCAATTCTCGTGCGCGGTGCGCCACAGCTGCCAGACATTTGGGGCGCGGAAGCAACGATTGGGCCGACGGCCGGCCTTGCGGAAGTCGCTGCAGGCATTGGCCTTATCGTCTTCGAAAACGATGCGGACGGCGTGGCGCGTCGCACGCCGTTGCTGGCGCTTGCTGGAGGCGCCTTGATCGCGGGCTTCGCCGTCGAAACGGTGCGCGTTTCGCGGGAGGCCTCAGCGCTGATCATTGAGGACGCTCCGGCGCACCTTCGGATAGGCGATCGCATTGCGCCATTGGGGCCAGACGCGACTCTTCGGTTCCGCGCCTCGCCGCCCGATGTATGGGAACGGCGCACTATTTCAGCCGCGCACGTTCTTGACAGGCATTTTGACGCAACCATGATCAAGAACAGTATTGTTCTTATCGGCAGCAGCGCCCCCGAAGCTGGTATCTTTCGTCGCACCGCGAAGGCTGAAGCGGCTCCTACCGTCCAAATCGAGGCGGATGCGATTGCGACCCTGATGTCGGATGAAATTCCGACGCGACCTTATATTCTCGCAGAGATTGAAGTTGTCGGCGCGATATTGCTTGGCCTGCTGTCTGTCGGCGCAGGATCTCGGTTGAGGCCGGTCCGCGGTTTCTTTGTCGTTGGCGGTCTCCTCGCTGCTTGGATTGTTGTAGCCGCTCTGACGCTGCGCTGGCGCAATCTACTGCTGGATCCGGCTGGACCACCGGCGCTGGCTGCGCTAATATTCATCCTGTCCGCGCTGACCTCCGCCGTCGAAATAGACCGCCGCGAGCGACGATTGCGCGACCGCTTCGAACAGCATCTCGCGCCCGCCGTAGTGGCGCGCATTCTTTCGAATCCTCGCGCGGTGCGTCTTGAAGGCGAGACGCGTGAGGTCACGGCGATGTTTACCGACATTGAGGGCTCCACTGCTATGACTGAGCGCGCTCAGCCGCGCGATCTCATCGCCCTCCTTGACGCTTATTTTCAGATGCTCGTCGACGTCATCGTTGATCACGGCGGCATGGTCGACAAGATCGTCGGCGATGCAATTCACGCGCTGTTCAACGCACCCCTCGATCTGCCCGACCATCCACAGCGGGCAGTTGAATGCGCTCTCGCGCTGAGCGAAGCCTGCGCGGCGTTTCGTGAACGCCCGTTGGCGCGAGCGCTTGGCCTCGGCCAAACGCGCATCGGCGTCGAAACCGGCCTGGCAATTGTGGGCGACGTGGGGGGAAAGCGCAAACTAGATTATACGGCGCATGGAACGGCGATCAACACTGCGGCCCGCCTCGAAGCGGCTAATAAGGAGCTGGGGACGACCATCTGCATAGGCCCCGTTGCAGCCGCGCGGCTCGCCCCGGGAACCGTGCGGTCGGTGGGCAAGCTGATGGTCAGGGGCCGCAGCGAGACGCTCGAGGTCTTCGAACCCATTCGTCAGTAG
- a CDS encoding FecR domain-containing protein, producing the protein MEVFPMDLSLQHPALLLTDRRTLMGSLACAVAVGSTAFAADAVGSVESSIGDANAEALGVRRSLVTGADIFVGDLISTSDTARLIMLLGSATRVHLGASVRLRVDKFLAETGGELRFDSGPLVIDRDERSPPMNLRVHSPFGVIALRGTRFFAGPSNGVFGVFVERGVVDFTAGGATVRLTAGEGSDVRQPGDKPTAPRLWASQRAVDALRSAY; encoded by the coding sequence GTGGAAGTGTTCCCTATGGACCTATCGCTGCAACATCCAGCATTATTGCTAACCGATCGCCGCACCCTTATGGGGAGTCTTGCTTGCGCCGTTGCCGTCGGATCGACTGCTTTCGCGGCTGACGCTGTTGGTTCTGTAGAAAGTTCCATCGGCGATGCGAACGCCGAGGCGCTTGGCGTAAGGCGCTCGCTCGTTACGGGAGCCGATATTTTCGTCGGCGATCTCATCAGCACTAGCGATACGGCGCGCCTCATCATGCTGCTTGGCTCGGCGACCCGCGTACATCTGGGCGCGAGCGTGCGTCTTCGCGTAGACAAGTTTCTTGCGGAAACTGGCGGCGAACTTAGATTTGATTCCGGGCCATTGGTGATCGACCGGGACGAAAGATCGCCCCCCATGAACCTGCGTGTTCATTCGCCATTCGGCGTGATTGCATTGCGCGGGACGCGCTTCTTCGCCGGACCTAGCAACGGGGTCTTCGGCGTTTTCGTCGAGCGCGGTGTTGTGGATTTCACTGCGGGCGGCGCAACGGTGCGGCTCACCGCGGGCGAGGGATCGGACGTCCGACAGCCCGGCGACAAACCCACAGCGCCACGGCTTTGGGCGTCCCAACGCGCGGTCGACGCTCTGCGAAGCGCCTACTGA
- a CDS encoding ABC transporter substrate-binding protein — protein MTLISRRSLLSGTILTPLALSLPGLSHAATPNDVLVVVGEQGPNSLDTHGPTANDYTRLVAWNVYDRLVTHGVKTMENGATGYDVSVMKPELAESWDIADGGQTIVFHLRRDATFHDGAKVTADDVKWSFDRAVSVGGFATVQTAPGSMTKTDQFSVVDESTFKITFDQPNKLTMPDLVVPIPIIINSKLAKAHATASDPWALDWVQHNDAGGGAFKVASWKPGTEIVFTRFDNWVSGPKPQLARVIYRQIPSPGTRRALLEKGDVDISVGLPPKDYAELAKAGALNVIGTPVQNDLLFIDMNTQMKPFDNPKVRQAIAWATPYQSIIDAALYNRCVPMFGDAADKPYPPAWPVQSHYTTDLAKAKQLLTEAGYPNGFKTTISYDLSQATTREPIALLMQESLAKIDVEVTIEKVPGANWFAQMASKTMPMAITEFYGWLVTPEYFFFWNFDGKNNSVFDTANYINPALDALIDAARFEGDAAKYDADLVKMNDIVMGDLPRIPLARLFLDVAMQKNVKGYEYWFHTHLDYRKMYKA, from the coding sequence ATGACGCTGATCAGCCGCCGTTCTCTTTTGAGCGGCACGATACTTACTCCGCTCGCGCTGTCCCTGCCCGGCCTCAGCCATGCCGCGACGCCAAACGACGTGCTCGTCGTTGTCGGCGAGCAGGGGCCGAACTCGCTCGACACTCACGGGCCGACCGCCAACGACTACACTCGATTGGTCGCCTGGAACGTCTATGACCGCTTGGTGACTCATGGCGTCAAGACGATGGAGAATGGAGCCACTGGCTACGACGTGTCGGTGATGAAGCCAGAACTGGCCGAGAGCTGGGACATCGCCGACGGCGGCCAGACCATCGTATTCCATCTGCGGCGCGACGCCACCTTCCACGATGGCGCCAAGGTGACCGCCGACGACGTAAAGTGGTCATTCGACCGCGCCGTTTCGGTTGGCGGCTTCGCGACCGTGCAGACGGCGCCGGGTTCAATGACCAAGACCGATCAGTTCTCAGTGGTCGATGAGTCCACGTTCAAGATCACTTTCGACCAACCGAACAAGCTCACCATGCCGGACCTGGTTGTGCCAATCCCGATCATCATCAATTCCAAGCTCGCCAAGGCGCACGCGACGGCGTCCGACCCATGGGCGCTGGATTGGGTGCAGCACAATGACGCCGGCGGCGGCGCGTTCAAGGTGGCGAGCTGGAAACCGGGCACCGAGATCGTGTTCACCCGCTTTGATAATTGGGTTTCCGGGCCAAAGCCGCAGCTCGCACGGGTGATATATCGGCAGATTCCCTCCCCGGGCACCCGCCGCGCGCTGCTGGAGAAAGGCGATGTAGATATCTCAGTCGGCCTGCCGCCAAAGGATTATGCCGAACTCGCCAAGGCGGGCGCCCTGAACGTGATTGGCACTCCGGTGCAGAATGACCTTCTCTTCATCGACATGAACACGCAGATGAAGCCCTTTGACAATCCTAAGGTGCGGCAGGCGATTGCCTGGGCGACGCCTTATCAGTCGATCATCGACGCCGCGCTCTACAATCGCTGCGTGCCGATGTTCGGCGACGCGGCGGACAAACCTTATCCGCCTGCATGGCCGGTCCAATCGCACTACACCACCGACCTTGCGAAGGCGAAGCAACTCCTGACCGAGGCCGGGTACCCGAACGGTTTCAAGACCACAATCTCCTACGATCTCAGTCAGGCGACAACGCGCGAACCGATCGCGCTGCTGATGCAGGAATCTCTCGCCAAGATCGACGTTGAGGTCACAATAGAGAAGGTGCCGGGCGCCAATTGGTTCGCGCAGATGGCCTCCAAGACTATGCCGATGGCGATCACCGAATTTTATGGCTGGCTGGTGACACCAGAATACTTCTTTTTCTGGAACTTCGACGGCAAAAACAATTCGGTGTTCGACACCGCTAACTACATCAATCCGGCGCTTGACGCCTTGATCGACGCGGCGCGATTCGAGGGCGATGCGGCTAAATACGATGCCGATCTGGTAAAGATGAATGACATCGTCATGGGGGACCTACCGCGCATCCCGCTCGCGCGGCTCTTCTTGGACGTCGCGATGCAGAAAAACGTGAAGGGCTACGAGTACTGGTTCCACACCCATCTCGACTACCGCAAGATGTACAAGGCATGA
- a CDS encoding amidase family protein translates to MKSNVAAEICQLDAVTLARRIRTRELSAVEVTEAALARMEATEPHLHAFCTPAPDLARATARTIEAKIMAGEEVGPLAGVPVGIKDLVATKDLRTAMGSPLYRNFTPDEDDIVVERLKAAGAVIVGKTNVPEFGYSGVGHSPIAPTTRNPWNLALTPGGSSAGSGASVAAGVTPFAIGSDGGGSVRIPAAHCGLVGVKASMGRVPLYPGCRDERYPGVSSWEGLEHIGPMSRTVADSALMLDVIAGPDPRDRHSLPTADFSWLDAARAGDFKGKRVAYSADWGYAAVDPEVRRVVGEAVRVFETELGCDVEQADPGWTDPYETFWSLVALETDLRGLRAMAAPHRHEMSPHLVAFLDRNWTAEEFTDAITARKALCNRMWRFMQRYDLLLTPTLAAPPFPVHMQGPEIIDGRMVGNTQWLCFTFPINMTGQPAASVPAGFTADGLPVGLQIVGRHLDDQGVLQACAAFEAARPWRDRWPPLPGAAAH, encoded by the coding sequence ATGAAATCCAACGTCGCCGCCGAGATCTGCCAACTCGACGCCGTCACCCTGGCTCGGCGCATTCGAACGCGCGAGCTGTCCGCCGTGGAGGTAACCGAGGCGGCGCTTGCTCGCATGGAGGCGACGGAACCGCATCTGCACGCCTTCTGCACGCCGGCCCCGGATCTTGCGCGCGCGACGGCGCGGACGATCGAGGCGAAGATCATGGCCGGCGAGGAGGTAGGTCCATTGGCCGGCGTGCCGGTCGGGATTAAGGACCTGGTTGCGACCAAGGATCTTCGGACCGCCATGGGCTCGCCGCTCTACCGCAACTTCACGCCCGATGAGGACGACATCGTGGTCGAACGGCTGAAGGCGGCCGGGGCGGTGATTGTCGGCAAGACCAATGTGCCGGAGTTCGGCTATAGCGGCGTCGGCCACAGCCCCATCGCCCCGACCACGCGCAATCCCTGGAATCTCGCTCTCACTCCGGGCGGCAGCAGCGCCGGATCCGGCGCCTCGGTCGCCGCCGGAGTGACGCCCTTCGCCATCGGCAGCGACGGCGGCGGCTCGGTGCGCATCCCGGCCGCGCATTGCGGGCTGGTGGGAGTGAAGGCGTCGATGGGCCGAGTGCCTTTGTATCCGGGCTGCCGGGACGAACGCTATCCCGGCGTATCAAGCTGGGAGGGCCTCGAGCATATAGGCCCGATGAGCCGGACGGTGGCCGATTCCGCGCTGATGCTCGACGTGATCGCCGGCCCCGACCCACGCGACCGCCATTCGCTGCCGACGGCCGATTTCAGCTGGCTGGACGCCGCGCGCGCCGGGGATTTCAAGGGGAAGCGCGTCGCCTACAGTGCGGACTGGGGATACGCCGCGGTGGATCCTGAGGTGCGCCGCGTGGTGGGTGAGGCGGTGCGGGTCTTCGAGACTGAGCTTGGCTGCGATGTCGAGCAGGCCGACCCAGGCTGGACTGATCCGTATGAGACATTTTGGAGCTTGGTCGCGCTCGAGACTGATCTGCGCGGCCTGCGGGCGATGGCGGCGCCGCATCGGCATGAGATGTCGCCGCACCTCGTCGCATTTCTCGATCGGAATTGGACCGCAGAGGAGTTCACCGACGCGATCACCGCCCGCAAGGCGCTATGCAACCGCATGTGGCGCTTCATGCAGCGCTATGACCTGCTGCTGACCCCAACTCTCGCGGCGCCGCCGTTCCCGGTGCATATGCAGGGGCCGGAGATCATCGATGGGCGCATGGTCGGCAACACTCAGTGGCTTTGCTTTACCTTTCCGATCAACATGACCGGCCAGCCCGCCGCCTCCGTGCCCGCGGGGTTCACCGCGGATGGACTGCCGGTTGGGCTGCAGATCGTCGGCCGCCATCTGGATGATCAAGGAGTGTTGCAAGCCTGCGCCGCCTTTGAGGCGGCGCGGCCATGGCGCGATCGGTGGCCCCCGCTGCCCGGCGCCGCCGCCCACTGA
- a CDS encoding ABC transporter ATP-binding protein — protein MSALLETIGLAKRYPTRHGLLHAVDGVDLKIGRGESLGLVGESGCGKSTLVRLLARLIEPSEGAIVFDGRDIAPIPLDRFVRSPARARIQSVFQDPTESLNPALTVFDAVADLRTRLGMSYLFVSHDLNVVSLLCSRIAVMYLGRIVEQAPAAELFRDPRHPYTRSLLASIPDPARRGEWPLRPDGSARSPIDPSPHVCRFEGRCPRQEAVCAERMPLLLPTTPDHLVACHFAEETAFVAAGSAPAARPAH, from the coding sequence TTGAGCGCTCTGCTGGAGACGATTGGCTTGGCTAAACGCTACCCTACCCGCCATGGGCTGTTGCACGCTGTAGACGGCGTAGATCTGAAGATCGGGCGTGGCGAGAGCCTCGGTCTGGTCGGCGAGTCGGGCTGCGGCAAGTCGACCCTGGTCCGCCTGCTGGCGCGACTGATCGAACCGAGCGAGGGAGCGATTGTGTTCGATGGTCGGGACATCGCGCCGATCCCTCTCGACCGTTTCGTGCGCAGCCCGGCCCGCGCCCGCATCCAGAGCGTGTTCCAGGACCCCACCGAGAGCCTCAACCCCGCGCTGACAGTGTTTGACGCCGTCGCCGACCTGCGGACGCGGCTCGGCATGAGCTACCTGTTCGTCTCGCACGACCTGAACGTGGTCAGCCTGCTCTGCAGCCGCATCGCTGTAATGTACCTCGGTCGGATCGTCGAGCAGGCGCCAGCGGCCGAGCTGTTCCGCGATCCCCGCCACCCCTACACGAGGTCGCTGCTTGCCTCGATACCCGACCCTGCCCGGCGGGGAGAGTGGCCCTTGCGGCCCGACGGATCGGCGCGCAGCCCGATCGACCCGTCCCCGCATGTCTGCCGCTTCGAGGGACGCTGCCCGCGCCAGGAGGCGGTGTGCGCCGAGCGGATGCCGTTGCTGCTCCCGACCACGCCCGACCACCTCGTCGCCTGCCACTTTGCAGAAGAGACCGCCTTTGTCGCCGCCGGCTCCGCGCCAGCGGCGCGACCAGCCCATTAG